DNA from Halobaculum sp. XH14:
GCCGAGCTTGATGAACGTCGGTCCGAGCGTCAACAGCGTGTCGAGCAGCACCCGGGCGCGCTCGCGGCGCATCCCGGGCGAGACGTCGCGGGACCCCCCGAACAGGAGGAAGCGGCGGCGGTCGCGTGCGTAGGCGACGATGAGGGGGAGAAAGCGATACACCACCAGCGGGAACCGCCAGTAGGCGCGGGGAGAGACCAGCGTGACCACCCCGCCTTACGCGTCCGAGATCGGGATGGTTCGTTCCGTGGCGGCGGCCCGCTTGCGGAGTCGGACCTCCAGCACCCCCCTGTCCATCGACGCGTTCGCGTCCTCGTCGGTCGCGTCCGGCGGGAGCGGGAGGTCGGCGTCGAGAAACAGCGTCCGGTCCTCGTCGACGTACTCGAACTCGGCCGGGACGTCCTTCTCGCGGCGCGCTTCGACGTGCAGGCGACCGCCCTCGAAGGTCACCTCGGTCGTCCC
Protein-coding regions in this window:
- a CDS encoding Hsp20/alpha crystallin family protein, which codes for MSTLREALKELPAAVFADVLESDDEYLLVVDLPGATAGTTEVTFEGGRLHVEARREKDVPAEFEYVDEDRTLFLDADLPLPPDATDEDANASMDRGVLEVRLRKRAAATERTIPISDA